A window of Caretta caretta isolate rCarCar2 chromosome 11, rCarCar1.hap1, whole genome shotgun sequence contains these coding sequences:
- the EEF1B2 gene encoding elongation factor 1-beta yields the protein MGFGNLRSAAGLRLLNDFLADKSYIEGYVPSQADIAVFEALSTPPPADLFHALRWYNHIKSYEKQKASLPGVKKALGKYGPADVEDSTGATTDSKDDDDIDLFGSDEEEESEESKRLREERLAQYESKKSKKPTLIAKSSILLDVKPWDDETDMAKLEECVRSIQADGLVWGSSKLVPVGYGIKKLQIQCVVEDDKVGTDMLEEKITAFEDYVQSMDVAAFNKI from the exons ATGGGCTTCGGGAACCTCAGATCCGCTGCCGGCCTCCGGCTCCTCAACGACTTCCTGGCCGACAAGAGCTACATCGAGGG GTATGTGCCCTCTCAGGCTGACATTGCCGTTTTTGAAGCACTGTCTACGCCGCCTCCTGCTGACTTGTTCCATGCTCTCCGCTGGTACAACCACATTAAGTCATATGAAAAGCAAAAGGCAAG TTTGCCAGGAGTAAAGAAGGCTTTGGGGAAATATGGTCCTGCTGATGTTGAAGACTCCACAGGTGCAACCACAGACAGCAAAGATGATGATGACATTGATCTCTTTGGATCTGATGAGGAGGAG gAAAGTGAAGAATCAAAGAGACTGAGAGAAGAGCGTCTTGCTCAATATGAATCTAAGAAGTCCAAAA aaCCAACTCTTATTGCCAAATCATCCATCTTACTGGATGTGAAACCCTGGGATGATGAGACGGACATGGCCAAATTGGAGGAGTGTGTCCGAAGCATTCAGGCAGATGGCTTAGTCTGGGGATCTT ccAAGCTGGTTCCAGTTGGCTATGGTATCAAGAAGCTTCAAATTCAATGTGTAGTTGAAGATGATAAAGTTGGTACAGATATGTTGGAAGAGAAAATAACAGCCTTTGAAGATTATGTACAATCAATGGatgtagctgctttcaacaagaTCTAA
- the CMKLR2 gene encoding chemerin-like receptor 2 isoform X2 has product MGFPEMMLSEDFDNYSYFYEYEEDEPPQSYLSIAHIISLSLCSMAFLLGVPGNAIVIWFMGFKWDKSVSTLWFLNLAIADFIFVLFLPLYITYVAMGFHWPFGKWLCKTNSFIALLNMFASVFFLTVISLDRYIRLVHPVFSNKYRTLRNTLILSVIIWISAAIIGAPALHFRDTITVHNSTICYNNFHPHDKELILMRHNIFIWWNVRKDRI; this is encoded by the exons ATGGGGTTTCCTGAAATGATGCTGAGTGAAGATTTTGACAACTACTCCTATTTCTATGAGTACGAGGAAGATGAACCACCCCAGTCCTACCTCAGTATTGCACACATCATCTCTCTTTCCTTATGCAGCATGGCATTTCTCCTGGGGGTGCCAGGAAATGCCATAGTCATCTGGTTTATGGGGTTTAAATGGGATAAATCAGTCAGTACTCTCTGGTTCCTCAACCTGGCTATTGCAGACTTCATCTTTGTTCTTTTCCTGCCTCTCTACATTACGTATGTGGCCATGGGCTTCCATTGGCCCTTTGGGAAATGGCTCTGCAAGACTAACTCCTTCATTGCCTTACTGAATATGTTTGCCAGTGTCTTCTTCCTGACTGTCATCAGTCTTGACCGCTATATCCGCCTGGTGCACCCAGTCTTTTCCAACAAATATCGGACCCTAAGGAACACCCTCATTTTGAGTGTGATTATTTGGATCTCAGCTGCTATTATTGGTGCCCCTGCCTTACACTTCAGAGACACAATTACAGTTCACAACTCCACCATTTGCTATAACAACTTCCATCCGCATGACAAAGAACTCATTCTGATGAGGCATAATATTTTCATTTGG TGGAATGTAAGAAAGGACAGAATTTGA
- the CMKLR2 gene encoding chemerin-like receptor 2 isoform X1: protein MGFPEMMLSEDFDNYSYFYEYEEDEPPQSYLSIAHIISLSLCSMAFLLGVPGNAIVIWFMGFKWDKSVSTLWFLNLAIADFIFVLFLPLYITYVAMGFHWPFGKWLCKTNSFIALLNMFASVFFLTVISLDRYIRLVHPVFSNKYRTLRNTLILSVIIWISAAIIGAPALHFRDTITVHNSTICYNNFHPHDKELILMRHNIFIWVRLVCGYLFPLVTMVLCYSFLVLKVKKRTMLTSSRLFWTILAVVVAFFVCWTPYHIFTVLELSAHHNERFHDLLLSGIPLSTGLAFINSCLNPILYVLISKKFQTRVRATVSEALKLAVWEVSRSATVSEQLRNSDNSHLGVQYCETTQ, encoded by the coding sequence ATGGGGTTTCCTGAAATGATGCTGAGTGAAGATTTTGACAACTACTCCTATTTCTATGAGTACGAGGAAGATGAACCACCCCAGTCCTACCTCAGTATTGCACACATCATCTCTCTTTCCTTATGCAGCATGGCATTTCTCCTGGGGGTGCCAGGAAATGCCATAGTCATCTGGTTTATGGGGTTTAAATGGGATAAATCAGTCAGTACTCTCTGGTTCCTCAACCTGGCTATTGCAGACTTCATCTTTGTTCTTTTCCTGCCTCTCTACATTACGTATGTGGCCATGGGCTTCCATTGGCCCTTTGGGAAATGGCTCTGCAAGACTAACTCCTTCATTGCCTTACTGAATATGTTTGCCAGTGTCTTCTTCCTGACTGTCATCAGTCTTGACCGCTATATCCGCCTGGTGCACCCAGTCTTTTCCAACAAATATCGGACCCTAAGGAACACCCTCATTTTGAGTGTGATTATTTGGATCTCAGCTGCTATTATTGGTGCCCCTGCCTTACACTTCAGAGACACAATTACAGTTCACAACTCCACCATTTGCTATAACAACTTCCATCCGCATGACAAAGAACTCATTCTGATGAGGCATAATATTTTCATTTGGGTGAGGCTTGTTTGTGGCTATCTCTTTCCCCTAGTGACCATGGTCCTTTGTTACTCATTTCTGGTTCTGAAGGTGAAGAAGAGAACCATGCTGACCTCCAGCAGGCTTTTCTGGACCATCCTTGCGGTAGTTGTAGCTTTTTTTGTTTGCTGGACCCCCTATCACATATTTACCGTTCTGGAACTATCTGCTCACCATAATGAACGCTTCCATGACTTGCTTCTCAGTGGCATTCCCCTCTCTACTGGCCTGGCTTTCATCAACAGCTGCCTCAATCCAATCCTCTATGTTCTGATTAGCAAGAAGTTCCAAACCCGTGTCAGGGCGACAGTTTCTGAGGCACTAAAACTTGCAGTCTGGGAGGTCAGCCGGTCTGCAACAGTCAGTGAACAACTGCGAAACTCTGACAACAGCCATCTGGGTGTGCAGTATTGTGAAACCACACAGTGA